From Calothrix sp. PCC 6303, a single genomic window includes:
- a CDS encoding phage tail protein, whose product MEYTYPPVSFFFDVIFQGESLNNQSVETRFQSVTGLNVDMQTETLKEGGENRFEHTLPVRTKYSPLVLKRGLVKDSKMVDWCMDAILNFDIRPMNLLVRLLHVQGSSVNNSAASSEPLVTWKVINAWPKKWSVSEFNAEQNSIAIESLELNYSYFEPLK is encoded by the coding sequence ATGGAATATACTTATCCCCCGGTCAGTTTCTTTTTTGACGTTATTTTTCAAGGTGAAAGTCTAAACAATCAAAGCGTAGAAACTCGCTTTCAAAGTGTGACGGGTTTGAATGTAGATATGCAGACAGAAACGTTAAAGGAGGGAGGAGAAAACCGCTTTGAGCATACCTTGCCAGTGCGGACTAAATACAGCCCACTGGTACTTAAGAGGGGCTTAGTTAAAGATTCCAAGATGGTGGACTGGTGTATGGATGCCATTCTTAACTTTGATATTCGCCCGATGAATTTGTTGGTGAGGCTTTTACATGTTCAGGGTTCTTCTGTCAACAATTCTGCTGCAAGTAGCGAACCGCTTGTTACTTGGAAAGTAATTAACGCTTGGCCCAAAAAGTGGTCAGTTTCGGAATTTAATGCTGAACAAAATTCTATTGCTATTGAATCTTTGGAGTTGAATTACAGCTATTTTGAGCCACTGAAATAA
- a CDS encoding DUF4404 family protein, giving the protein MNRQNLDNKLQELHSQLQDIELVDENKRQSLEKLMVDIQELLEQEEEEEAHKYKRLGEGLRESVVQFEATHPTAAMLMGQTIDMLVQMGI; this is encoded by the coding sequence ATGAACAGGCAAAACCTTGATAATAAGCTTCAGGAATTACACAGCCAACTTCAGGACATAGAGTTGGTTGATGAAAATAAGCGACAGTCTCTTGAAAAGTTGATGGTAGATATTCAAGAGTTATTGGAACAGGAAGAAGAGGAGGAAGCACACAAATATAAGCGACTAGGTGAAGGTCTCAGGGAAAGCGTAGTCCAATTTGAGGCAACGCATCCGACAGCAGCAATGTTGATGGGACAGACAATAGATATGTTAGTACAAATGGGGATTTAA
- a CDS encoding hydrogenase small subunit, translated as MFYSDYSTSFLNAEEPTACDLIADFGINILWHPSLGLELGENLQKLLWNCVLGNQKLDILVFEGSVVNAPNGTGEWNRFADRPMKDWLLDLSKVANFIVAVGDCATWGGIPAMSPNPSESQGLQFLKREAGGFLGKEFRSKSGLPIINIPGCPSHPDWITQILVAIATGRIGDIAFDELNRPQTFFNTYTQTGCTRNVHFAYKASTGDFGQRKGCLFYDLGCRGPMTHSSCNRILWNRVSSKTRAGMPCIGCTEPEFPFYDLKPGTVFKTQTLMGVPKDLPPGVNKTGYAILTMVSKDVMPAWADEDFFTV; from the coding sequence TTGTTCTATAGTGACTATAGTACTTCATTTCTTAATGCCGAAGAACCGACAGCTTGCGACTTGATAGCCGATTTTGGCATCAATATTCTTTGGCACCCATCCCTTGGATTAGAACTAGGTGAAAATCTCCAAAAACTCCTCTGGAACTGCGTTTTGGGCAACCAAAAGCTAGATATATTGGTTTTTGAAGGTTCAGTAGTCAACGCACCTAATGGAACAGGAGAGTGGAATCGCTTTGCTGACCGTCCGATGAAAGATTGGCTACTGGATTTATCCAAAGTCGCCAACTTTATTGTCGCAGTCGGTGACTGTGCCACATGGGGAGGTATCCCCGCAATGTCACCGAACCCCAGCGAATCGCAAGGATTACAATTCCTCAAACGCGAAGCTGGAGGATTTTTAGGTAAAGAATTTCGCAGCAAATCAGGACTACCAATCATCAATATTCCTGGATGTCCATCGCACCCCGACTGGATAACGCAGATATTAGTAGCAATTGCCACTGGACGTATTGGTGATATTGCCTTTGATGAACTCAACCGTCCGCAAACCTTCTTCAACACCTATACCCAAACTGGCTGTACTCGCAATGTTCACTTTGCCTACAAAGCTTCAACAGGTGATTTTGGACAACGTAAAGGTTGTCTCTTTTACGACTTGGGTTGTCGTGGTCCCATGACTCATTCTTCCTGTAATCGTATCTTGTGGAATCGCGTTTCCTCCAAAACCCGTGCGGGAATGCCTTGTATTGGCTGTACAGAACCAGAATTCCCCTTCTATGACCTCAAACCGGGAACTGTATTTAAAACACAAACTTTAATGGGTGTACCAAAAGATTTACCCCCAGGTGTAAATAAAACGGGTTATGCAATTTTGACAATGGTGTCTAAAGATGTAATGCCAGCTTGGGCAGATGAAGACTTCTTTACAGTTTAA
- a CDS encoding RNA-guided endonuclease InsQ/TnpB family protein → MLVFEAKLEGLKEQYQLLDEAIRTARFVRNACIRYWMDNGRCYPAGTLSANKSGDPPNALPHKSIGRYELSAYCAVLAKAAEFPWVSKLNSMARQASAERAWSAIARFFDNCKKSKPGKKGFPKFKKEQTHGSVEYKTTGWCLSDDRKFITFTDGFKAGTFKLWGTRDLHFYQLKQFKRVRVVRRADGYYAQFCIDHQRVERREPTGKTIGIDVGLNHFYTDSNGETVTNPRHLRKSEKSLKRLQRRMSKTKKGSQNRIKFRNKLARKHLKVSRQRKDFAVKTARCVVRSNDLVAYEDLMVRNMVKNHRLAKSISDASWSLFRQWVEYFGKVFGVVTVAVSSHYTSQNCSNCGQIVKKTLSTRTHICPHCGHTQDRDWNAARNILEKALSTAGHVGTKASGETDQYLGGETPPSKSTRGKRKPKK, encoded by the coding sequence ATGCTGGTATTTGAGGCAAAGCTTGAGGGACTTAAAGAACAGTATCAGTTGCTTGATGAAGCAATTAGAACTGCTCGTTTTGTTCGCAATGCTTGTATCAGATATTGGATGGACAACGGCAGGTGCTACCCTGCGGGAACGCTTTCAGCGAACAAGTCGGGAGACCCGCCCAACGCACTGCCTCACAAAAGTATCGGCAGGTACGAGTTGAGTGCTTATTGTGCTGTGCTTGCTAAAGCAGCCGAGTTTCCTTGGGTGTCGAAACTTAACTCGATGGCTCGTCAAGCTAGTGCTGAAAGAGCATGGTCTGCCATTGCGAGATTTTTTGACAATTGCAAAAAGTCTAAACCAGGCAAGAAGGGATTTCCAAAGTTTAAGAAAGAACAAACTCACGGGAGTGTTGAATATAAAACCACTGGATGGTGTTTGTCCGATGATCGCAAGTTCATCACTTTCACTGATGGTTTTAAAGCAGGAACTTTTAAACTCTGGGGAACCCGTGACCTGCACTTTTACCAACTCAAACAGTTTAAAAGAGTGCGGGTTGTGCGTCGTGCCGATGGGTATTATGCCCAATTTTGCATTGATCACCAACGGGTTGAAAGGCGAGAACCAACGGGTAAAACTATTGGTATTGATGTGGGGTTGAACCACTTCTATACAGATAGCAATGGGGAAACAGTCACCAATCCTAGACACCTGCGTAAATCCGAGAAGTCTTTGAAACGGTTGCAGCGCCGGATGTCCAAGACTAAAAAAGGGTCTCAAAACAGAATTAAGTTTAGAAATAAACTTGCGCGTAAGCATCTCAAAGTAAGTCGCCAACGTAAAGACTTTGCTGTAAAAACAGCAAGGTGCGTAGTGAGGTCTAACGACCTCGTGGCGTATGAAGATTTGATGGTGCGAAATATGGTCAAGAATCATCGCTTGGCTAAGTCGATTAGTGATGCGTCGTGGTCGCTGTTTCGTCAATGGGTTGAGTATTTTGGCAAGGTCTTTGGGGTGGTGACAGTTGCTGTGTCGTCTCACTACACCAGTCAAAATTGCTCGAATTGTGGGCAAATTGTCAAGAAGACTCTTAGCACTAGAACTCATATTTGTCCTCATTGTGGGCATACCCAAGACCGAGATTGGAACGCAGCACGCAATATACTGGAAAAAGCATTAAGTACGGCGGGTCACGTCGGAACTAAAGCCTCTGGAGAGACTGATCAATACTTGGGTGGGGAAACTCCTCCAAGCAAATCAACTCGTGGAAAGAGGAAACCCAAGAAGTGA
- a CDS encoding DUF6036 family nucleotidyltransferase: protein MNIELASPQDFLPPLPGWRDRSVFIGRQGEISFYHYDFTAQALSKLSRGYNRDIDDVQAMYKQKLFDLEKLRECFEAIEPELIRFPALNPDVLKNRIEEFIQRCDSTSEENP, encoded by the coding sequence ATCAACATCGAACTGGCTTCCCCACAGGACTTCTTACCCCCGCTTCCAGGATGGCGTGATAGAAGCGTTTTCATTGGACGGCAAGGTGAAATCTCATTTTATCATTATGACTTCACAGCCCAAGCCCTGTCTAAGCTATCTAGGGGATATAACCGCGATATTGATGATGTTCAAGCCATGTATAAACAGAAATTATTTGATTTAGAAAAACTACGTGAATGCTTTGAGGCAATCGAACCTGAATTGATCCGATTTCCTGCTTTGAATCCTGATGTGCTGAAAAATAGAATTGAAGAATTTATTCAGCGTTGTGATAGCACATCGGAGGAAAATCCATAA
- a CDS encoding orange carotenoid protein N-terminal domain-containing protein, with amino-acid sequence MSISIESARHIFPETLAADVVPATIARFKQLRIEDRLALIWFAYLEMGKKLSIATPDEVNMRFVSSTLSQIERMSFAEQEQLMCDLASGTDRPICRIYATWSANIKLGFWFQLGKWMEAGIVTPIPQGYELSANALAVLQAIRDVDPGQQITILRNTVVDMGFDTSQLENYSRVAEPVVPPKEISDKNRITAIPGVENPIILEYMNNMNANQFDALIQLFAPDGGLQPPFQRPIVGSDKILTFFHEDCQNLKLLPEKGVIEPAEDGYTRIKITGKVQTPWFGKDVGMNIAWRFLLNPENQIFFVAIDLLASPKELLNLGH; translated from the coding sequence ATGTCAATTAGCATCGAATCAGCCCGTCATATTTTCCCTGAAACCCTTGCTGCGGATGTAGTCCCAGCAACGATCGCCCGTTTTAAGCAATTGAGAATAGAAGATCGGTTGGCGTTAATTTGGTTTGCTTATTTGGAGATGGGCAAAAAACTCTCTATTGCGACTCCCGATGAGGTAAACATGCGATTTGTGAGTAGCACCCTCAGCCAAATCGAGCGGATGAGTTTTGCCGAGCAAGAACAATTAATGTGCGACCTCGCAAGCGGTACGGATCGACCCATTTGCCGCATCTACGCAACCTGGTCGGCAAATATCAAACTCGGCTTCTGGTTCCAATTAGGGAAGTGGATGGAAGCGGGGATTGTCACCCCAATACCCCAAGGTTATGAACTTTCAGCCAATGCTCTGGCAGTACTGCAAGCAATCCGCGATGTAGACCCCGGTCAACAAATTACCATTCTCCGCAATACAGTAGTGGATATGGGCTTTGATACATCCCAGTTAGAAAACTATAGTCGCGTTGCCGAACCCGTAGTTCCACCCAAAGAAATATCCGATAAAAACCGAATTACGGCAATTCCAGGTGTCGAAAACCCGATAATTTTGGAATACATGAACAACATGAACGCCAATCAATTCGATGCTCTGATTCAACTTTTTGCCCCCGACGGAGGTTTACAACCCCCATTCCAGCGTCCAATTGTCGGTAGCGATAAGATACTCACCTTCTTCCACGAAGACTGCCAGAACTTGAAGTTGCTACCAGAAAAGGGAGTTATCGAACCTGCGGAGGATGGTTACACCCGGATTAAAATAACTGGCAAAGTCCAAACCCCTTGGTTTGGTAAGGATGTGGGCATGAATATTGCTTGGCGATTCTTACTCAATCCAGAAAACCAAATTTTCTTTGTGGCGATCGATTTATTGGCTTCTCCCAAGGAATTGCTGAATCTGGGGCATTAG
- a CDS encoding phage tail protein produces the protein MADINYPLPKFHFQVEWGGKRLGFTEVSGLNVETQPIEYREGNMPQYSKLQMPGMQKFGAITMKRGTIKGDNEFYTWWNTVALNTIERRDLTISLLNEKHEPVVVWKVNRAWPTKATSTDLKSDGNEVAIETIEIVHEGLTIQNG, from the coding sequence ATGGCTGACATCAACTATCCATTGCCGAAGTTTCATTTCCAAGTAGAGTGGGGGGGTAAACGCCTCGGATTCACCGAAGTTTCTGGACTAAATGTGGAAACTCAGCCAATTGAATACCGGGAAGGAAATATGCCCCAGTATAGTAAGCTACAGATGCCGGGGATGCAAAAGTTTGGTGCCATCACGATGAAACGGGGAACCATCAAAGGGGACAACGAATTTTACACTTGGTGGAACACTGTAGCTTTAAACACAATTGAACGTCGGGATTTAACCATTAGTCTTTTGAATGAGAAGCATGAACCTGTGGTGGTTTGGAAAGTGAACCGGGCTTGGCCCACTAAGGCAACTTCCACTGACCTCAAAAGTGATGGTAATGAAGTTGCCATCGAAACTATTGAGATTGTCCACGAAGGACTGACAATTCAAAATGGCTAA
- a CDS encoding DUF6671 family protein has product MTHTFFADRVAVLATMHQKEKVIAPILERNLGIKLQVPENFNTDQFGTFTRDRSRPDNQKITARLKAESALELTGETLAVASEGSFAPHPSFPMIPCNHELIILVDRVHQIEIFGQVISTETNYSHKTVRSLEEAQVFAQTIGFPEHGLVVMPDSSTKNPDEIVKGIVSESQLLTVVKEALRRSPTVHLETDMRALYNPTRMNAIAQATKNLVAAIQSTCPKCNYPGFELVKRIPGLPCGLCDSPTMLTHIAVYQCHHCSFRQEKLFPDGVEVADPAQCSHCNP; this is encoded by the coding sequence ATGACGCATACATTCTTTGCCGATAGGGTTGCGGTGCTAGCGACAATGCATCAAAAAGAAAAAGTCATTGCACCCATCTTAGAACGGAATTTGGGTATCAAGCTTCAGGTTCCTGAAAACTTTAATACCGATCAATTTGGAACCTTTACACGCGATCGCTCTCGACCAGATAATCAGAAAATAACTGCTCGCTTGAAGGCAGAAAGCGCACTGGAACTGACGGGAGAAACTTTAGCAGTTGCTAGTGAGGGAAGTTTCGCTCCACATCCTAGTTTTCCCATGATTCCTTGCAACCATGAATTGATTATCTTAGTCGATCGGGTTCATCAAATAGAAATTTTCGGTCAAGTAATTTCCACAGAAACCAATTATAGTCATAAAACTGTTAGAAGTTTAGAAGAAGCACAGGTTTTTGCCCAAACTATTGGCTTTCCAGAACATGGTTTGGTGGTTATGCCTGATTCATCCACTAAGAATCCTGATGAAATTGTCAAGGGTATCGTCAGTGAATCACAACTGTTAACTGTTGTCAAGGAAGCGTTGCGGCGATCTCCCACCGTTCATTTAGAAACAGACATGCGCGCACTTTATAACCCTACCCGCATGAACGCGATCGCACAAGCTACCAAAAACCTTGTCGCGGCAATTCAAAGCACTTGCCCCAAGTGTAACTATCCCGGTTTTGAGCTAGTGAAACGCATACCTGGTTTGCCATGTGGGCTATGTGATTCTCCAACAATGCTGACTCATATCGCTGTGTATCAGTGCCATCACTGTAGTTTTCGTCAAGAAAAATTATTTCCTGATGGTGTTGAAGTTGCTGATCCAGCCCAATGTTCTCACTGTAATCCTTAA
- a CDS encoding ATP-binding protein: protein MDFRVPLKTKSVNAISCRIFDFCYWMRSLNPRNSIYNLTAYKFIMGLPDIHTLQTALNYLAEVIQWRMDSYFSDHGQSRVTMPSPPDEWLIADSSLNCFIHKYQLDRAAQLTLLIALAPHLQPDFFERLIVSQLPQPGDYPQIGGWRGKSYRGFLPTGETVVFITGGGHLSDTPTLREANATESLRERLSLQEVFSQEHIFARDRVLYLEPPAEGEPLMSGKLVMTQDYIDLFTQGHFSHPHFSMGFPAQLISTEMEWEDIVLNAQTLQQIRDLEGWITHGATILYDWGMRKKLKLGYRALFYGPPGTGKTLTASLLGKYTGKDVYKIDLSMVVSKFIGETEKNLASLFARAESKDWILFFDEADALFGKRTNVRDAHDKYANQEVSYLLQRVENYDGLVILSSNFKSNIDDAFLRRFQSLIQFPIPSPKERLQLWQMAFPSQVKLAENVDLTQLSTTYDLTGSDIMNVVQYCCLQALQYSDAVIHPEDILNAIKREFSKSGKII, encoded by the coding sequence GTGGACTTTCGCGTACCGTTAAAAACTAAATCTGTCAACGCAATTTCCTGTAGAATATTTGACTTCTGCTATTGGATGCGATCGCTTAACCCCCGAAACAGCATATATAACTTAACTGCATATAAATTCATCATGGGTTTGCCAGATATCCACACCCTACAAACAGCGCTCAACTACCTAGCTGAGGTCATCCAGTGGCGCATGGACTCTTACTTCAGCGATCATGGACAGTCAAGGGTGACAATGCCCAGTCCACCGGATGAATGGTTAATTGCAGATAGCTCTCTAAACTGCTTTATTCACAAGTATCAATTAGATCGTGCTGCCCAGCTAACTTTACTAATTGCCCTAGCCCCTCACCTACAACCTGATTTTTTTGAGCGCCTGATCGTGTCTCAACTGCCCCAACCTGGCGACTATCCCCAAATTGGCGGTTGGCGTGGCAAGTCTTATCGGGGGTTTTTACCAACTGGTGAAACGGTGGTATTTATTACTGGTGGTGGTCATTTGAGCGATACTCCTACCCTGCGAGAAGCTAACGCAACGGAGTCACTTCGTGAACGCCTAAGTCTTCAGGAAGTTTTCAGTCAGGAACATATCTTTGCACGCGATCGCGTACTTTATCTAGAGCCACCAGCGGAAGGTGAACCCCTGATGAGCGGTAAACTGGTCATGACTCAGGATTATATCGACCTGTTTACCCAAGGGCATTTTTCCCATCCCCATTTCAGCATGGGTTTTCCGGCACAGCTTATCAGCACTGAGATGGAGTGGGAGGATATAGTTCTCAATGCCCAGACTTTACAACAAATCCGTGACTTAGAAGGCTGGATTACTCATGGTGCAACCATTCTCTATGATTGGGGGATGAGAAAAAAGCTGAAACTAGGATATCGCGCTCTCTTCTATGGTCCCCCTGGCACAGGAAAAACACTCACAGCTAGCCTTTTGGGCAAATACACTGGTAAAGATGTTTACAAAATAGACCTGTCGATGGTGGTATCAAAATTTATCGGTGAGACAGAAAAAAATCTCGCTAGTCTCTTCGCACGGGCAGAAAGTAAGGATTGGATTCTGTTTTTCGATGAGGCTGATGCTTTGTTTGGCAAGCGCACCAATGTCCGTGATGCCCATGATAAGTACGCTAATCAAGAGGTTAGCTACCTATTGCAACGGGTAGAAAACTACGATGGTTTGGTAATTCTCTCCTCCAACTTTAAGAGTAATATTGATGATGCTTTTCTCCGCAGATTTCAATCACTGATTCAATTTCCGATCCCCAGCCCCAAAGAACGGTTACAACTGTGGCAAATGGCTTTCCCATCCCAGGTGAAGCTGGCTGAAAATGTAGACTTAACTCAGCTTTCTACTACTTATGATCTGACTGGTTCTGACATTATGAATGTGGTGCAATACTGCTGTTTGCAAGCATTACAATATAGCGATGCAGTTATTCATCCAGAAGATATACTAAACGCTATTAAGAGGGAATTCAGTAAGTCTGGAAAAATTATATAG
- a CDS encoding phage tail sheath family protein, whose product MATTYKTPGVYIEEISKFPPSIAEVSTAIPAFIGYTQKAIVQGVDYHQQAADAAKAAATTQKAADEAQADAAKAPDDATKKAAAKAAKEKADAAKAAADNAKVFGAVRITSLLEYKQYFGETEPESNIVIKIEERLDKDGNVTDRQISGKNEKPSPHNMYYAVQAYFANGGGPCYIVSVGNIKSATEVITASDLQIGIERVAKEDEVTLFVIPESQALSFADRAGVFDDAIKQCYSLQDRFAIFDMQVPTEGQSIFAAAGAFRDMSLTLDALKYSAVYTPNVETIFNYEYEPGSVKLLHLQTSPDGTTKNGDFHDKNMSDLAPKQDDKSVGDAILLNLVKAAIDAIPLILPPSPLVAGQYAFVDSTRGVFKAPANVALSSVIKPTIKITSAEQENLNVDTSGKSINAIRAFTGKGTLIWGSRTLDGNSNEWRYVPVRRFFNMAEESIKKATEGFVFEPNDANTWVKVKAMIENFLTLQWRAGALAGAKPEQAFYVNVGLNTTMTALDILEGRMIVEIGMAVVRPAEFIILKFSHKMQES is encoded by the coding sequence ATGGCAACCACTTACAAAACTCCAGGCGTTTATATCGAGGAAATCTCTAAATTTCCACCTTCGATTGCTGAAGTCTCCACCGCTATTCCTGCCTTTATTGGCTATACCCAAAAAGCAATAGTTCAAGGTGTTGATTACCATCAACAGGCAGCCGATGCAGCAAAAGCAGCCGCTACAACTCAAAAAGCAGCCGATGAAGCCCAGGCAGATGCCGCAAAAGCACCAGACGATGCAACAAAAAAAGCAGCCGCAAAAGCCGCAAAGGAAAAGGCAGATGCTGCAAAAGCCGCAGCAGATAATGCAAAAGTTTTTGGAGCAGTGAGAATTACTTCATTATTGGAGTACAAACAATACTTTGGCGAAACCGAACCAGAGAGTAATATCGTCATCAAGATTGAAGAGAGACTTGATAAAGATGGCAACGTCACAGATCGTCAAATATCTGGCAAAAACGAGAAACCTTCTCCTCACAATATGTACTACGCCGTACAGGCATATTTTGCTAATGGCGGGGGACCTTGTTATATCGTCTCCGTTGGCAACATTAAGAGTGCTACTGAGGTCATCACAGCTTCAGACCTTCAGATTGGTATTGAACGGGTTGCCAAAGAAGATGAGGTGACACTATTTGTTATCCCTGAATCCCAGGCTTTGAGTTTTGCTGATAGAGCCGGGGTTTTTGATGATGCCATCAAACAATGTTATTCATTGCAAGACCGATTTGCAATTTTCGATATGCAAGTGCCAACAGAAGGGCAGAGTATTTTTGCTGCCGCAGGAGCATTTCGAGATATGAGTTTAACCCTCGATGCCCTAAAATACTCTGCTGTTTATACACCAAATGTCGAGACTATTTTTAATTATGAATATGAGCCAGGTAGCGTAAAATTGCTTCATTTGCAAACCTCCCCTGATGGAACCACGAAAAATGGTGATTTTCATGATAAAAACATGTCTGACTTGGCTCCCAAACAGGATGATAAGTCGGTAGGAGATGCAATTTTATTAAATCTAGTCAAAGCGGCAATCGACGCGATTCCCCTGATTCTGCCACCAAGTCCATTAGTAGCAGGTCAGTATGCCTTTGTTGATAGTACCAGAGGCGTATTTAAAGCTCCTGCAAACGTAGCATTGAGTTCGGTGATCAAGCCAACGATCAAAATCACCAGCGCCGAGCAGGAAAACCTCAATGTCGATACCTCTGGTAAGTCGATCAATGCGATTCGTGCCTTTACTGGCAAAGGTACCTTAATTTGGGGATCGCGCACCCTAGATGGTAATTCCAACGAATGGCGGTATGTGCCAGTACGAAGATTCTTCAACATGGCTGAAGAATCTATTAAGAAAGCCACTGAGGGGTTTGTCTTTGAACCTAATGATGCCAATACCTGGGTGAAAGTCAAGGCGATGATCGAAAACTTCCTGACTCTGCAATGGCGGGCTGGTGCATTAGCTGGAGCCAAGCCAGAGCAAGCTTTCTATGTCAATGTGGGGCTAAATACAACTATGACTGCACTTGATATCCTCGAAGGTCGCATGATTGTTGAAATTGGTATGGCTGTGGTGCGTCCGGCTGAATTTATTATCCTGAAATTCTCCCATAAGATGCAGGAAAGCTAA
- a CDS encoding DUF4255 domain-containing protein — protein MRLIQVALQRYLLEVEPQLEPAQLVLIDNIATAQELGGSNNQLNGHVVMSLVNLQEETILKNGSNYRLENGRAVYQNPPVHLNLFILFSVLHNQHETAIQLLSRVIEFFQSQKEISSFVTPGNGGISRDVRVILDLYSLTFDQLNHLWGTLGGKQVPFALYRANLVALEAQKRQAEVPVISEMNVNE, from the coding sequence ATGAGGTTGATACAGGTTGCTTTGCAGCGATATCTCCTAGAGGTTGAGCCTCAACTGGAACCTGCTCAGCTTGTCCTGATCGATAATATCGCCACCGCCCAAGAACTGGGTGGTTCTAATAATCAACTGAATGGACATGTGGTGATGAGTCTAGTTAATCTTCAGGAGGAAACTATCCTCAAGAATGGTTCTAACTATCGCTTGGAAAATGGTCGTGCAGTCTACCAAAATCCCCCGGTTCACCTGAACCTGTTTATTCTCTTTTCAGTCCTGCACAATCAACACGAAACTGCTATCCAACTTCTGTCACGAGTAATTGAGTTTTTTCAGTCACAGAAAGAAATTTCATCGTTTGTGACCCCTGGAAATGGCGGTATTTCAAGGGATGTACGGGTCATATTGGATCTGTACTCTCTAACATTTGACCAACTGAACCATCTCTGGGGAACCCTGGGAGGTAAACAAGTTCCCTTCGCGCTGTATCGTGCTAATTTGGTAGCCTTAGAAGCTCAAAAACGGCAAGCGGAAGTACCTGTAATTAGTGAAATGAATGTAAACGAGTAA